One genomic window of Providencia hangzhouensis includes the following:
- a CDS encoding DUF7000 family protein, which yields MENLQQRLINYRQHLESGELKFAYEYLIKTIMQVKQYIARNPDTEFKCGNVSPGYLDYTYFPLVNSFLTARKLRFGLVLNHNTLNLELWLMGQNAAVQKEYWQSLKNSPWNLDKTEMPQYSVLAINLLVEPDFTDKDTLFMDIEKTIFPVMEEVIQYLESSK from the coding sequence ATGGAAAATTTGCAACAGCGGCTAATTAATTATCGGCAGCACTTAGAAAGTGGTGAATTGAAATTTGCTTATGAGTATTTGATTAAAACTATCATGCAAGTAAAACAATATATTGCAAGAAATCCAGATACAGAATTTAAGTGTGGAAATGTATCCCCAGGCTATTTGGATTATACCTATTTTCCATTAGTTAATAGTTTTTTGACGGCAAGAAAACTTCGATTTGGACTCGTGCTAAATCATAACACGCTAAATTTGGAACTGTGGTTAATGGGGCAAAATGCAGCCGTACAAAAAGAATACTGGCAGAGTTTGAAAAATAGCCCTTGGAATCTGGATAAAACTGAAATGCCACAATACAGTGTGTTAGCAATCAATTTACTTGTTGAACCTGATTTTACCGATAAAGATACACTATTTATGGATATTGAAAAGACAATATTTCCAGTTATGGAAGAGGTTATTCAATATCTTGAAAGTAGCAAATGA